From a single Leishmania major strain Friedlin complete genome, chromosome 27 genomic region:
- a CDS encoding conserved hypothetical protein (previous protein_id=AAZ09781.1), protein MMNFKQAKAWEDISLCRSVSTISSSASTAEATAGNDVSSFLFDDYRDDAFSTKSRCKYWLSVGHLSLTTADAELKSLFYPYGADEAFTAWEGAIMTGFVGFDSPEMADLAVQKMHAFIPRGQSQALTVHAVTLEEVSQARSKSPKSLLAVLYSECATQGISAMIRRSKAPVAVARDVAMEVARASPVVLQRLLAALSDLSPQWFGFASFSEELLKSLLGSLLEAGELNAAQTINCGSAVGNLFQMKMVTGDPYYLAGRLLLKAGHRLGQLEGICALAHTCAMLPNCHMSRASFWAQVADIATKVTDPETNHALLGHLRRYTKTSAHVATTATSLLSSSVPSPSVFSTMPCASATATPQQVVRQHVFPQHPRQDEMKRRTIYVSHLPGLLPQSMLLELLTTAGPVNKVRICAGAGYCTLFAFVEMRTLEGAQRAMCMNGLQLMGFAIRVQTARNAVQDVVEEDARFDANGALIQPCLFGMSQAPLSKCLSPAEWTH, encoded by the coding sequence ATGATGAACTTCAAGCAGGCGAAGGCGTGGGAGGACATCTCCCTGTGCCGCTCCGTGTCCACCATCAGCAGTTCTGCCTCCACCGCTGAGGCCACCGCTGGTAACGATGTGTCTTCGTTCCTGTTTGACGACTACCGTGATGATGCCTTTTCTACCAAGTCCCGCTGCAAGTACTGGCTATCGGTGGGCCACCTGAGCCTCACCACTGCCGATGCGGAGCTCAAGTCTCTCTTTTACCCGtacggcgccgacgaggcTTTCACAGCATGGGAGGGGGCAATTATGACAGGATTTGTCGGGTTCGACTCACCCGAGATGGCGGACCTGGCCGTGCAGAAAATGCACGCCTTCATTCCTCGGGGGCAGTCGcaggcgctgacggtgcACGCGGTGACACTGGAAGAGGTGTCGCAGGCCCGCTCCAAGAGCCCCAAGTCGTTGTTGGCGGTACTGTACAGTGAGTGCGCCACGCAGGGTATCAGCGCCATGATTAGGCGCAGCAAGGCCCCTGTGGCCGTGGCCAGGGACGTGGCAAtggaggtggcgcgtgcCTCTCCGGTGGTTCTGCAGCGTCTCTTGGCGGCCTTGTCTGACCTCTCCCCGCAGTGGTTTGGCTTCGCCTCCTTTTCCGAGGAACTACTCAAGTCACTACTGGggtcgctgctggaggcaGGCGAGCTGAATGCTGCGCAGACCATCAACTGCGGCTCCGCGGTTGGTAATCTCTTCCAGATGAAAATGGTCACCGGCGACCCGTACTACCTGGCCGGACGACTGCTGCTAAAGGCTGGGCACAGGCTGGGGCAGCTCGAGGGCATttgcgcgctggcgcacacatgcgcgaTGCTCCCTAACTGCCACATGTCTAGGGCTTCTTTCTGGGCTCAGGTGGCGGATATCGCCACGAAGGTGACGGACCCGGAGACGAACCATGCCCTCCTCGGTCACCTCCGCCGCTACACCAAGACAAGTGCACACGTTGCAACCACTGCCACCAGTTTGCTGTCGTCATCTGTACCGTCTCCGTCGGTGTTCTCGACGATGCCGTGTGCGTCTGCAaccgcgacgccgcagcaggtggtACGCCAGCATGTGTTTCCACAGCACCCACGTCAGGACGAGATGAAGCGCCGCACCATCTACGTCTCTCACTTGCCTGGCCTCCTGCCGCAGAGCATGCTGCTTGAGCTCCTCACCACAGCTGGCCCTGTCAACAAGGTGCGCATCTGCGCCGGAGCTGGCTACTGCACGCTGTTTGCCTTTGTGGAGATGCGCACACTAGAGGGGGCGCAGCGGGCCATGTGCATGAACGGCCTTCAGCTGATGGGGTTCGCCATCCGTGTGCAGACGGCCCGGAACGCGGTGCAGGACGTGGTCGAGGAGGATGCACGATTCGACGCGAATGGGGCGTTGATTCAGCCGTGCCTCTTTGGCATGTCTCAGGCCCCGCTGTCCAAGTGCCTGAGCCCCGCCGAATGGACCCACTGA